The genomic region CTATCGTGAGCATTATCGCTTTTTGGTTTTCTTCTATGAGTGTTGGTCCTAATGTGTCTTGCTGGATTTTTAATTGAGCCCTTTGTTCTTCTAGTAGGTTTAGTATTTCTACCCTCATTCCTTCCATTTCTTGGATTATCGGTTCTTGTGATTCGATTGCTGTAACTATTTGGTTGAAGGTTTCTTTAAAAGAGTTAACCATTACTTTGATTTCATCAAAGAGTTGAATTATTTCATCGGTAGTTAATCCATACTGCATGATTAATATTTGCGAGTCTAATTCATTAAACGCTCCTAAAATATTATTTTTATCCCCAACAGATTTTGAAGAAAAATACATAGAAGCTAGATATTCTAAGTTATCAAGTATCTGTAACGAGCTGTCTGAATAAAAAACAAGGGTTGAAACATTATTTTTTTGAGCTAAATTTTTAAAATTAGTAATAGCTTGTCTTAATTCATTAGATTTATTAGTGAAATCTTCATTTACCAGTCTTTCTTTCTCTTCATTTAATTGAACTATATGATTAAAAGAACTTTCATAGGTATTTATTCTATTTGCTATATTTTCTATTGCAGTTGAATCACCAGTTGTATTACTAAAATACACTTTTATTGAATCTATGTTTGAGTTAAAATCCTCTTTTATCCCTTCATCGTAATTAACTACGTAATCTTTTAATGCCAAAGAAGCTTCAAAAAAATTCATCTCAATTTCTGAAATCCCATTAGTTTCATCTGACATTTCTTTGTATCTACTTAGTCCTTCATTCGATGATATTAAAGAACTAATATTGAAAAAGATGGTCATTCCAAAAATTACTAAAATAACTACAATGATTGTTGTTATCCTTCCTTTAATACTAGCAAAAAACATATAAATTCCCCCTTTATTGATTTTTCTTTTCTTTTAATTATAATACAAAAAAAGCTAAAAAACAACCACATATTTGATATAATAAAAGCTATATATCAATTTTATTAACAGAATTTTATTAAAAATGTGGGGGTGTTCTAAGTTGAAAAAATTTTTTGTTTTATCTCTGATAATCCTTGGACTAATTTCTACTTTTGGGTTCAAAGTTACTATGGTTACGGACGCAGGAGGTTTAGGAGATAAATCTTTTAATGATGGAACTTGGGAAGGAGTGCAAAGAGCTATCAAAGAATTGGAAAACGTTGAAGGGAATGTAATTATTTCAAAAGAGCAAACTGATTACCTTCAAAATTTAAGCACAGCTGCAAAAGAATCAGAGGTAGTAATTGGCGTTGGTTTTTTAATGTCCGATGTTCTTTTTAAAGTTGCTGCACAATTTCCAGATACATATTTTATAGGAATAGATATAGAACCTTCTCCCAACCAACCCGTTCCGTCTAATTTAGCTCTCTACACCTTTAGAGAAGAAGAAGGTGGTTTTTTACTGGGATATTTAGCGGCTTCTATGACAAAAACTGATAAGGTTGGTTTTATAGGTGGATTAGAAATTCCTCCCGTTAAAAGATATGAAATCGGTTACCGTTCTGGTGTTAAAGCGTATAATCAAATTAAGGGTAAAAATGTAGATGTGATTACAGGGTATGTTGGAAGTTTTACAGATTCATCAAAAACAAAACAAATAGCTCTTTCCCAGTACAATTTTGGAGCTGATATTATCTTTACTGGAGTAAGTACGGGAGCTGTAATAGATGCTGCTAAAGAAACGGGTTCTACCTTTTACAGATTAGAACCTAATGCTTCTTTAAAAGATGTTATAGATAGCTACTATGAACAGGGCAGAGGGTATTTTGTAATAGGCTATGATATGGATCAAGATTATATGGCCCCAGGATACGTTTTAACAAGCTCTAGAAAAAAAGTCGATGTTGCTACTTTTGAAGGTATCAGATCGGCTATTTATGATAGAACATTTAATTCAGGGCATCAAGTTTTAGGAATAGCTGAAGATGGAATGGGAATTTCTCTTATGAAGTATACTAAGGGATTTGTTCCTAATGAAGTAATTGCCGAACTTTCTTACTTACAAAAAGTTGTAAAAGACGGGGATCTAATGGTTCCTAGTTCAGAAACACAATTCAATTCTGTGGATTTTAGTTATATTGAATTTCCTTTTTAATGATAATATTTTTTACATAGATAAATTTATTATACAATTTTGTGGTATAATCTATCTTGAATTGCATTTTGAATTAATATAAGAAATAAGGGGGATTAATGATGGAATCTGAACTTAAAATAGTAACTTTCAATATTGGTAAAGATAAGTTTGGGCTCGATATTATGAAGGTGGATGCCGTAATTGAGTATGAAGAAGCTACTACCCTCCCTAATACTTCCGATTATTTTGAAGGTATCATTAACTACCGAAATGAAGAAGTTCTACCCATAATTAACTTAAGGAAAAAATTTAGAATGCCTGATTTTGATGACAAAACACTTGCAAAAGTAATTGTTCTTAAAATGGATGAAAGAAAAGTTGGCATCATGGTCGATGATGTTAAGAATGTTCGAAGTATTAATCAGGATTTGATTGATGAAAAACCAAAAATTGGTGGTATTCGTCAGGCGGATTTTATAAGTGGTATAGCCCGTTTAGAAGACGGTATGTTGATAGTTCTTGATATAGATAAATTGATAACAAAAGAAGAAAAAATCGCAATAGACGAAGTAGTAACAGATTAAATCTAGCTTCTGATAAATTTTAAATAAAAATGGCGTATATTATAATTTTTTAAATACGCCATTTTTGTTTTCTATATTTCATTCTTCATCAGCTGAGGTGGGGATGACACAAATAAATTCCAAATCCTCTTCGCCTGCATTTTTCAATTGATGTTCTACACCACCAGGTATATAGACAAAACTATTTTCTTCTACTAGATTATATTTTTCTCCATCAAAAACTTCTGCTTTGCCTTTAACTATATATATTTCATGTTCCCATCTATGAGAATGTTTTGGAGAATGTCCGCCAGGTTTAACAGTGAATAATCTCATAACAAAGTTTGGTGCATCAAAATTACTTTTACCTATTAAAATTCTTTTTTCAACATCTTTTGTTATTTCATTATTTATTATCAAAGGTTTTACTTCTTTGGCTTTACCTATAATTGCTTTATTTTGTTCCATCTATTTCTTCCTCCTCGGCTTTAATATTTTTAGCTTTTTTTATCCTATTAGGCATGCTTTCAATTAAAACCTTCAGTTTATCAACACTACTTAATATAGAGGCTTTATTTTGAGTTACTATCTCTTCGTAAACCTCATTACGATATATTTTTATATCTTTTGGAGCCTCAAACCCAATTTTAATATTACCGTTATTCATTTCTACAACGGTAAATTTGATTTTTTTGTCCCCTACCTGTATAACTATTGATTCTCCTATTTTTCTAGATAATATTAACAAGACTATTCACCGTCTTTTTGAACAGATAATAATTCTTCATTCCTTTCTAACTCTTCTTTCAAGCGATGCCTAATCATATATTTACTATCGTCGATCAAATATTGAATTCCTTTGTGATTATTTTGTGAAATAATTATCGGTGCAGCTAAATTTATTGTTATATCTTCTTCATTTTCTGGAATAGTAAGAATACTTAATATTATAGCATCTTCTGGTTTCTCTAAATTTAAGTATTCTGTTAAATCTTTAGGTAAAATAAATTCATAATCATTTCTTATAAGATTAGGTATCGTAACTGGAAAAGCTACATCTTTGTCTTCTAAAGAAACTAACCACATTATAGGATAGGTAGAGTCGGGGTCTAAAATTGCAAATTTTTTTAAACTTTCAAACCCAGGAATACCATATTCAAATATTACTATTTTATCAGTATCAATCTTTACTTTACCTAATTTAGTTTCAAACTCTTCGATCATTTAAAAACCCCCTTATAAATAATCTGCCAAAGTCGGAGGAATAATATTACCCGCAGCTTTTAAAGCAGCTTGTAAAACGTTTTGTTGCATAGCTAATTCCATAACCACTTGAGCCATATCCGCATCACTTTCTTTTGATAAAAAATCTGTTGAAAAAGTATTAAAATCTTTCATTCTGCTAGAGGTCAGTTCAAAAATCCTTTGTGTAGCACCTACATCAGATATAGCTTTTAAAGCCTTTGACTGTATTTCGTCTATATTACCTAATTCTTTCTGAATTAAACTGTTATCTCCACTATCAATTGCTTTTGATAATCTGTCTACTATCCCAAAAACTGATGCACCACTATCAGTTACAAAAACATCATAAACCGTTTTCCCATATTCTATATCTTGTCCACCAACTGATATCTTTTGTTTAATATTTGCTTGGGGTGGTACTAATATTTTGAACTCCCCATTTTCATCAATTCCTACAACTTTTTGATTATTGGTTGCCCCACCATAGATATAATTCCCAGATATTTCCGTATTAGCAATAGATACTAAATGTGTGTTGATTTTTTCAAGCTCTGTCGCTATCGCTTTTCTGTCAACTTCGCTCAAACTATCATTTGCTCCTCTAACAGCTAATTCTTTGATTCTTAGAAAAACAGAATTGAGTTCTTGTATCGAAGAATCATACATATTAGCATAATTTTGAGCAGTTTCTATATTTGATTGATAACGCTCAATTTCTCTCAATCTACTATCTAGATTAGACACCCTAGAAGCAATAGCCGCATTATCTGAAGGGTAACGAACTTTCTTACCAGTAGTCAATTGAGAATTTAAATCGCTGTATTTTCTTAAAACACCTTGTAAATCACCTAAGGTTCTTTTATTTAAAAAATTTTCTGTAATTCTCATAATTCCATCACCTTCTATTTTCTATTCTATCCTACACCTAATTTATTTATTACAGTATCCATCATTTGGCTAACAGCTGTGATAACTCTAGCTGAAGCATTAAAAGCTTGCTGATATTTCACAAGATTAGTCATTTCTTCATCTATTGAAACACCCATAATTTTTTCTCTTTCCAAACTTATTTGTGAGTTTAGAGTCTCACTATTAAGCCTCATCTTATCAGCAGTTTCCCCTTTTACACCCATTTCAGTTACGATACTACCCAGAAAATCTGAAAAACCGACTTTCCCATTATCTAGCAAATTAGCCTTATTTAACTTTGATATTTCATCCCACACAGTTACATTACCAGGACCAGTTGGAAAATAATTATTACTGTCATAATATCCCAGATCAACTGCCAATAATGAAGGATTATTTTTTAATGTAGATGAAACTGAAACTTGATTAATAATTCCAATTTCCTTCTCTATCCTAAGGATATCTGCTTTTGAAAATTGCTGTTCAATATCTGCCTGAGTAAAATTTGGAGATATAAGAGTTATTTGATTATTATTATTAATATCTCCTTCTAACAACCCTAAACCAACAAATAAATTCTCTGAACCTCTAATAGTAACATTATTTAAATCAAAATCTATCATATTTCCTGCTCTAAGAACAAACGAACCATGTGGAGTTATTGATGCTGTAACTCCTGTATTTGTAGTGTTAATTTTATCAACTAAATCATTTGCGGTATCTTTTAAGGGATTAATTTCTATCTTTATCCCGTTTATACTCATTTGCAAAGTATCGTTCGAACCCAAAATATTATTTAAAGTTGGTTCAGAAGTATCTAAAGCATCTAAGATAACTTTTTGAGCTTGCATGTCAGATAAAGAACCTTCAACATCATTCAACACAATTGTATCTAAATCAGCATTTGGTACCTTTGTTGTAGGTACTATGTATATATATCCTTCACCCGTAACTGTATCAGTATCATCTATAACCTTTAAATATCCTCCAGACCCTGAGTTTATTTTATTAACCAAACCATCTTTATCATCAAACGAAATAGTATACGTTTCATCGTTAATAGAAAATTCTAGAGAACCACTCTCAATCTTTGAAGCATCAATTTTATAGGCTCCTACTTCTTTAGTTGGAAATCCATAATTCTTAAAAAAATCACCTGCTACATCAACTATCAATTTGTTTAGAAACCCTGAAGAATCGTCAAAATATATAGAATTACTATTAGCATCGTATTCAAGAGAATCCGGGTAAGAAGCGGGATCAGAACCTGATGAAACTGAATAAAGACTAAAATCATTCCAATTAATATTAGGATCAGTATAAAAATTCTTATTACTAGTTACATAATTTATATTATCTGGATGAAAAACATCAGAATATCCAGCTATTCTAAATAACCTTGAATCTTCAAAACCTCTTTTTGCACTTATATCAGAAAAAAAGTTGGCACCTGTAATGGTTCCTGTAGAATCCCAACCTTCTTTGTGAATTAAATTTGTCGTATCTACTAAGTACAAACCAAACTCATCCAAGCTTGTTTGATAAGAAGGGATAATTTCATCTCTTAATTCAAAAAGAGCAGCCATCTTACCATCGTTGAAAGTTAACAAATTATTACCCACATATGCTTGGTAATTATCTTTTTCGCCTGTTATAGTTAAAGCTTTAATTTTTTGATAACTACTTCCGTTTAATACTACTTTATCTCCAATCGCCAAAGATAATTGTCCGTTAGCAAGATAAGTTGTTCTAACGTCTGTTAATTCAGAAAGTTTATCCAACAATCTATCTCTTTCGTCCAACAAATCATTAGGAGAACCACTTAGAGATCCAGAAGTTAGAATTTTTTGATTTAAATCAGCAATTCTTTCCAAATAACCATTAATTTCATTTATTCTTAGATTTATTTCGTTATTTATATCTTCGTTTAATTGTTCTAATCTATAATTAAGATCTTTCATTGTATTCACTAATTCATCAGCTCTAGAAACTATCTGAGCTTTAGCTGCTTCGTTTGAAGGATCCGTTTTCAGTTCTTCCATAGATGCCCAGAAATTATCATACATAGTTCTTAGCCCGGTTTCTCCGGGTTCACCAAATAATTGCTCCACATAATGAATATTGGAATAAATGTTTTCCCAATAGCTCAATCTTGAAGAAGTTTCTCTAAACTGGGAATCTAAAAATTCATCTCTGATTCGTTGGATATCACTTACAGTAGAACCTGTACCAAAAGCGATTGCCCTACCACCACTTCCCATAGTTGTTAATTTAATGGGATCTGTAGTAACAATTGATGGGGATTGCCTAGAATACCCTTCTGTATTTGCATTAGATATATTGTGTGCAACTACAGACATCGCTATTTTGTTAGTATATACTCCCAATAATCCTGTGTTTAATAGACCATTTAAAGTCATAGCACACATTTTAACCTCTCCATCCTTTGTTAGTTAAATCTTGTGTTTTGCTTTCACCTTTGTTGGTATAGGTATTAACATTGATAATAGATTCTGGATTGATAATTTTGTATATAAAATTATTTAAATTCGAATGAAAAGAAATCAAATCATTTAGTAGACTAATTTCATCTTTTAAATCTTTTAATGTATTAATCAAGTCAGATAATAGAATAGCGACTTCAACATTATTTTCTGAAAAAAAATCAATAATCGATTCTAAGTTATTATCTATACCGTTTTTTTCTATTAATTGATTCATAATTTGAACCCTAGAACTTTCTACTTTTTTAAAATTATTAGCTTTTTTTTCAATTATCAATAAAAACCCATTTATCTCGTTTACAGATATTTTTTCCATCAACCCATTTCTAAGATTAATAAAAGCATCAAGTAATTTTTTTAATTCATTATTTTCTTCTTTCAAAAGCTCTCTCATCAGTTCTATATCAGTAATACATACCACCTACTTTATTCGAACATTTTATTTACAATACTTTCTATATCTACTTTATAATTACCGTTTTTTATAGCGTCCTTTAGTTTATTTACTAAATCTTCTCGCACTTCAGGGATCCTATTTGATAATTCTATATACTTCTTAGATTCTCCTGTAATTTCATATACACTTTGCTTATTTTCCTCTTTTAGATCTTTTTTTAAAGATAATCGATCTAAATTTTTATGATTTAATTTATCCAAATTTTCTCTTCCTGCCGGATTAATATTATTGATATCCACTCCAAATTCCTCCTTTCAACAAATAATTCAAGCAAATATTACTTCCT from Petrotoga sp. 9PW.55.5.1 harbors:
- the csrA gene encoding carbon storage regulator CsrA → MLILSRKIGESIVIQVGDKKIKFTVVEMNNGNIKIGFEAPKDIKIYRNEVYEEIVTQNKASILSSVDKLKVLIESMPNRIKKAKNIKAEEEEIDGTK
- a CDS encoding BMP family protein, whose amino-acid sequence is MKKFFVLSLIILGLISTFGFKVTMVTDAGGLGDKSFNDGTWEGVQRAIKELENVEGNVIISKEQTDYLQNLSTAAKESEVVIGVGFLMSDVLFKVAAQFPDTYFIGIDIEPSPNQPVPSNLALYTFREEEGGFLLGYLAASMTKTDKVGFIGGLEIPPVKRYEIGYRSGVKAYNQIKGKNVDVITGYVGSFTDSSKTKQIALSQYNFGADIIFTGVSTGAVIDAAKETGSTFYRLEPNASLKDVIDSYYEQGRGYFVIGYDMDQDYMAPGYVLTSSRKKVDVATFEGIRSAIYDRTFNSGHQVLGIAEDGMGISLMKYTKGFVPNEVIAELSYLQKVVKDGDLMVPSSETQFNSVDFSYIEFPF
- the fliW gene encoding flagellar assembly protein FliW, yielding MIEEFETKLGKVKIDTDKIVIFEYGIPGFESLKKFAILDPDSTYPIMWLVSLEDKDVAFPVTIPNLIRNDYEFILPKDLTEYLNLEKPEDAIILSILTIPENEEDITINLAAPIIISQNNHKGIQYLIDDSKYMIRHRLKEELERNEELLSVQKDGE
- a CDS encoding chemotaxis protein CheW, whose protein sequence is MESELKIVTFNIGKDKFGLDIMKVDAVIEYEEATTLPNTSDYFEGIINYRNEEVLPIINLRKKFRMPDFDDKTLAKVIVLKMDERKVGIMVDDVKNVRSINQDLIDEKPKIGGIRQADFISGIARLEDGMLIVLDIDKLITKEEKIAIDEVVTD
- a CDS encoding flagellar biosynthesis anti-sigma factor FlgM; translation: MDINNINPAGRENLDKLNHKNLDRLSLKKDLKEENKQSVYEITGESKKYIELSNRIPEVREDLVNKLKDAIKNGNYKVDIESIVNKMFE
- a CDS encoding cupin domain-containing protein — translated: MEQNKAIIGKAKEVKPLIINNEITKDVEKRILIGKSNFDAPNFVMRLFTVKPGGHSPKHSHRWEHEIYIVKGKAEVFDGEKYNLVEENSFVYIPGGVEHQLKNAGEEDLEFICVIPTSADEE
- the flgK gene encoding flagellar hook-associated protein FlgK, coding for MCAMTLNGLLNTGLLGVYTNKIAMSVVAHNISNANTEGYSRQSPSIVTTDPIKLTTMGSGGRAIAFGTGSTVSDIQRIRDEFLDSQFRETSSRLSYWENIYSNIHYVEQLFGEPGETGLRTMYDNFWASMEELKTDPSNEAAKAQIVSRADELVNTMKDLNYRLEQLNEDINNEINLRINEINGYLERIADLNQKILTSGSLSGSPNDLLDERDRLLDKLSELTDVRTTYLANGQLSLAIGDKVVLNGSSYQKIKALTITGEKDNYQAYVGNNLLTFNDGKMAALFELRDEIIPSYQTSLDEFGLYLVDTTNLIHKEGWDSTGTITGANFFSDISAKRGFEDSRLFRIAGYSDVFHPDNINYVTSNKNFYTDPNINWNDFSLYSVSSGSDPASYPDSLEYDANSNSIYFDDSSGFLNKLIVDVAGDFFKNYGFPTKEVGAYKIDASKIESGSLEFSINDETYTISFDDKDGLVNKINSGSGGYLKVIDDTDTVTGEGYIYIVPTTKVPNADLDTIVLNDVEGSLSDMQAQKVILDALDTSEPTLNNILGSNDTLQMSINGIKIEINPLKDTANDLVDKINTTNTGVTASITPHGSFVLRAGNMIDFDLNNVTIRGSENLFVGLGLLEGDINNNNQITLISPNFTQADIEQQFSKADILRIEKEIGIINQVSVSSTLKNNPSLLAVDLGYYDSNNYFPTGPGNVTVWDEISKLNKANLLDNGKVGFSDFLGSIVTEMGVKGETADKMRLNSETLNSQISLEREKIMGVSIDEEMTNLVKYQQAFNASARVITAVSQMMDTVINKLGVG
- the flgL gene encoding flagellar hook-associated protein FlgL, whose protein sequence is MRITENFLNKRTLGDLQGVLRKYSDLNSQLTTGKKVRYPSDNAAIASRVSNLDSRLREIERYQSNIETAQNYANMYDSSIQELNSVFLRIKELAVRGANDSLSEVDRKAIATELEKINTHLVSIANTEISGNYIYGGATNNQKVVGIDENGEFKILVPPQANIKQKISVGGQDIEYGKTVYDVFVTDSGASVFGIVDRLSKAIDSGDNSLIQKELGNIDEIQSKALKAISDVGATQRIFELTSSRMKDFNTFSTDFLSKESDADMAQVVMELAMQQNVLQAALKAAGNIIPPTLADYL